The following nucleotide sequence is from Candidatus Cloacimonadota bacterium.
AGGCCTGGATTTTCGCGCCGGACTCCAGCAAAGCATTGATGATAACACGGGAAGGCGCTTCGCGCATATCGTCTGTGCGGGGTTTGAAAGCCAGACCCCAAACCGCAAAAACAAGACCGTTCAATTTACCTTCAAAGTGGTTCCTTACCTTATCCACCAAGACCTGTTTTTGGCGATTATTAATGGCTTCAACCGCTTCCGGGATGCGGGCTTCCATGCCATTTTGGCGATACATCTGGATGAGGGCGCGAACGTCCTTGGGAAAGCAGGAACCGCCATAACCCACACCGGGATAGATGAATTGGTAGCCGATGCGGCTGTCGCTGCCGATGCCGTTTCGAATCTCAGCAATATCTGCGCCGATTGCCTCACAGAGGCGGGAAAGCTCGTTCATGAAAGATATCTTAGTTGCCAACATGGCGTTGGCTGCATATTTTGTCATTTCCGCCGAGCGGGTTCCCATCAGGAGTATGCGTTCGCGGCTGCGGTGGAAGGGTTTGTATAGCTCGTGGATAAGCTCAGCCGCCTTGGGATTGTCTGCTCCGATAACCACTCTGTCCGGGCTCATAAAGTCATCAATGGCAGCGCCTTCCTTCAGAAATTCAGGGTTTGAAACCACATCGAAATCAACCTTTATGCCCAGCTTTTCCTGTTCATTACGGATGGTTTGCGCCACCAAATCCGCGGTTCCCACAGGAACGGTTGATTTATTCACCACCACTGTGTATTTTTTCATGTGGCGCGCGATGTCTTTCGCCACTGCCAAAACATATTGCAAATCCGCGGAGCCATCTTCGTCCGGAGGCGTTCCCACCGCGATGAACACGGCTTCCGAGGATTGCACAGCCGTGGCGATGTCCAGGGTGAAGCTCAGCCTTTTTTGGGCGCGGTTTCGTTCCACCAGTTCCTGAAGTCCGGGTTCGTAGATGGGAATCCGGTTTTGGTTCAGCATCTCGATTTTGGCGCGGTCGTTGTCCACGCAGATGACGCGGTTTCCCATATCCGCGAAACACGCTCCGCTCACGAGTCCCACATAGCCGGAGCCAATCATCGCGATATTCATTTGTCGCCTCTTTTTTGTTTGAAAAATTCGATGGTTTCCTTCACCCCTTCTTCCAGCGAATAGAGCGGGCTCCAGCCCAATTCACGAAAGGCTTTGGAATTATCCAGCATGGAACGGCGAATGTCTCCCTGACGGGCGGGACCACGTTGGGGCTGAATCTTCTTCCCAAGCTGCCATAAAATGGTTCTATAGAGGTGTAAAGTGGTGGTTTCCATACAGGTTCCGATGTTGAAGGCGTCGTTGTCTCCGCTTTCCAAAACCGCCAGATTAGCCCGCACCACATCCTTAACGTAAACGTAATCACGGATCATGCCATCTGGTTCATCCGGGTAAGCGTAAAGCTCAGGGGTTTCATCCTTTAAGAGCTTTTCCACAAAGATGGAAACCACGCCAGCTTCGCCTTCAGGCATCTGGCGAGGCCCAAAAACATTGGCATAGCGGAGCACTGTATATTTGAGACCATATTGATGATGGAAAAAACGAAGATAATGCTCTCCGGCGTATTTGTTTATGGCATAAATTGAAAGAGGTTTGGGCAGGTAGTTTTCCGTGGTCGGATATTCTTTCGCCTCCCCGTAAATGGCTCCACCAGAAGAGATAAAGATAATTTTCTTAACCTGATGCTTCACACAACACTGCAAAACGTTTATAAGCCCCAATATGTTAACCTCAGCATCCTGCTTTGGATTGCTGATGGAACGGGGCACGCTGATTTGGGCGGCGTGGTGGTTCACGATGTCAGGTTTTTCAAGCTCGAAGATGGCTGCAAGGGATTCGTCGCGGATGTCTTTTTGATGGAAAACCACGCGGGAATCAAGGTTTTCCCGCCTTCCTGAGGAAAGGTCGTCCACAACCACAACCCTATGCCCCGCATTCAGATAGGCATCCGCCACGTGGGAGCCAATGAAGCCCGCTCCACCAGTTATCAGTATCGTCACTTTTTCACCTCTCAGTCTTGTTGGTTCTTCAGAATTTTGACATTGCGGGGGTCAATTTTCAAGCGAACAGCCTGGCGCAGGATGTTAATTTGGAGGTTGACCTCGTCCAGTTTT
It contains:
- a CDS encoding NAD-dependent epimerase/dehydratase family protein, whose amino-acid sequence is MTILITGGAGFIGSHVADAYLNAGHRVVVVDDLSSGRRENLDSRVVFHQKDIRDESLAAIFELEKPDIVNHHAAQISVPRSISNPKQDAEVNILGLINVLQCCVKHQVKKIIFISSGGAIYGEAKEYPTTENYLPKPLSIYAINKYAGEHYLRFFHHQYGLKYTVLRYANVFGPRQMPEGEAGVVSIFVEKLLKDETPELYAYPDEPDGMIRDYVYVKDVVRANLAVLESGDNDAFNIGTCMETTTLHLYRTILWQLGKKIQPQRGPARQGDIRRSMLDNSKAFRELGWSPLYSLEEGVKETIEFFKQKRGDK
- a CDS encoding UDP-glucose/GDP-mannose dehydrogenase family protein, with product MNIAMIGSGYVGLVSGACFADMGNRVICVDNDRAKIEMLNQNRIPIYEPGLQELVERNRAQKRLSFTLDIATAVQSSEAVFIAVGTPPDEDGSADLQYVLAVAKDIARHMKKYTVVVNKSTVPVGTADLVAQTIRNEQEKLGIKVDFDVVSNPEFLKEGAAIDDFMSPDRVVIGADNPKAAELIHELYKPFHRSRERILLMGTRSAEMTKYAANAMLATKISFMNELSRLCEAIGADIAEIRNGIGSDSRIGYQFIYPGVGYGGSCFPKDVRALIQMYRQNGMEARIPEAVEAINNRQKQVLVDKVRNHFEGKLNGLVFAVWGLAFKPRTDDMREAPSRVIINALLESGAKIQAYDPVAIDEAKRVFGGREGLSYSRDQYEALNGADALLLITEWPQFRHPDFEKVKKALKQPL